The following proteins come from a genomic window of Eulemur rufifrons isolate Redbay chromosome 24, OSU_ERuf_1, whole genome shotgun sequence:
- the NKG7 gene encoding protein NKG7 isoform X1: MEPCRSLALLAGSLGLTSSLVALSTDFWFVAMGPTSSAHSGLWPREHGDPVAGYIHVTQSFCILAALWGLVSVGFLVLSCIPSLSAPGRSPLVATITAFAAALSMTVAMAVYTSERWGQPSHPQIQTFFSWSFYLGWVSAILLLCAGNNPACHPRELGRVQLKGAGQGQLLNSLWPPQVP; this comes from the exons ATGGAGCCCTGCCGGTCCCTGGCCCTGCTCGCTGGCTCCCTGGGCCTGACGTCCTCCCTGGTTGCCCTGAGCACCGACTTCTGGTTTGTGGCCATGGGACCCACCTCCTCAGCTCACTCAGGCCTCTGGCCAAGGGAGCACGGAGACCCCGTAGCAG GCTACATCCACGTGACGCAGAGCTTTTGCATTCTGGCCGCTCTGTGGGGCCTGGTGTCCGTGGGCTTCCTGGTTCTGTCCTGCATCCCCTCACTGTCTGCCCCAGGCCGCAGCCCCCTTGTCGCAACCATCACAGCCTTTGCTGCAG CTCTCTCCATGACAGTGGCCATGGCAGTATACACCAGCGAGCGGTGGGGACAGCCTTCACACCCCCAGATCCAGACCTTCTTCTCCTGGTCCTTCTACCTGGGCTGGGTCTCAGCAATACTGCTGCTCTGCGCAGGTAACAACCCTGCCTGCCACCCCAGGGAGCTCGGGAGGGTCCAGCTGaagggagcagggcaggggcaaCTGCTAAACTCTCTCTGGCCACCCCAGGTTCCCTGA
- the LIM2 gene encoding lens fiber membrane intrinsic protein isoform X2 produces MYSFMGGGLFCAWVGTILLVVATATDHWMQYRLSGAFAHQGLWRYCLGGKCYLQTDSIAYWNATRAFMILSALCATSGIIMGILAFAQQPTFSRVSRPFSAGIMFFTSTLFVLLALAIYTGVTVSFLGRRFGDWRFSWSYILGWVALLMTFFAGIFYMCAYRMHECRRLSTPR; encoded by the exons ATGTACAGCTTCATGGGTGGTGGCCTCTTCTGTGCCTGGGTGGGGACCATCCTCCTGGTGGTGGCCACGGCAACAGACCACTGGATGCAGTACCGGCTGTCGGGGGCCTTTGCTCACCAGGGCCTGTGGCGGTACTGCTTGGGCGGCAAGTGCTACCTGCAGACAGACAGCATCG CATACTGGAATGCCACCCGGGCCTTCATGATCCTGTCTGCCCTGTGCGCCACCTCCGGCATCATCATGGGCATCCTGGCCTTCGCTCAGCAGCCCACCTTCTCCCGCGTCTCCCGGCCCTTCTCTGCCGGCATCATGTTCTTCACCTCAA cccttttTGTCTTGTTGGCCTTGGCCATTTACACTGGAGTCACCGTCAGCTTCCTCGGCCGCCGCTTCGGGGACTGGCGCTTTTCCTGGTCTTACATCCTGGGCTGGGTGGCCCTGCTCATGACCTTCTTCGCAG GGATTTTCTACATGTGTGCCTACCGGATGCATGAATGTCGGCGCCTGTCTACTCCCCGCTGA
- the C24H19orf84 gene encoding uncharacterized protein C19orf84 homolog, with product MEQLNDGAEPEGNNLSLPSPGAEPWPSAPIPALPASLLSAPDPAHLGLPESVASVTVPIRLDTLSCLLHSALLGAYTLQQSLPSCPCCPQACHTQPGTARRPPRGRGGWEVGRRPGWGQRQQRWGPGRAEQAERDWAGGPGAGPKTPPRMPPTLPAQDGKKEARDPESPLDTPPAAEDWETEY from the exons ATGGAACAGCTAAACGACGGGGCTGAGCCCGAAGG GAACAACCTGTCCCTGCCATCACCTGGAGCTGAGCCGTGGCCCTCTGCAcccatcccagccctgccagcctcGCTTCTGAGTGCCCCAGACCCTGCCCACCTGGGGCTCCCTGAGAGCGTGGCCTCTGTTACTGTGCCCATCCGGCTGGacaccctctcctgcctcctgcacAGCGCCCTGCTGGGGGCTTACACCCTCCAGCAGTCCttgccctcctgcccctgctgtccccaggcATGCCACACCCAGCCGGGCACAGCCAGGAGGCCTCCCAGGGGACGCGGGGGGTGGGAAGTCGGACGTAGGCCAGGCTGGGGCCAAAGACAGCAGCGATGGGGACCTGGGAGAGCTGAGCAGGCAGAGAGGGACTGGGCggggggccctggggctggcccCAAGACCCCACCCAGAATGCCACCAACACTGCCTGCCCAGGATGGGAAGAAGGAAGCCCGAGATCCGGAATCACCCCTGGACACTCCACCTGCTGCCGAGGACTGGGAGACAGAGTACTAG
- the NKG7 gene encoding protein NKG7 isoform X2: protein MEPCRSLALLAGSLGLTSSLVALSTDFWFVAMGPTSSAHSGLWPREHGDPVAGYIHVTQSFCILAALWGLVSVGFLVLSCIPSLSAPGRSPLVATITAFAAALSMTVAMAVYTSERWGQPSHPQIQTFFSWSFYLGWVSAILLLCAGSLSLGAHCGTRQAGYETL, encoded by the exons ATGGAGCCCTGCCGGTCCCTGGCCCTGCTCGCTGGCTCCCTGGGCCTGACGTCCTCCCTGGTTGCCCTGAGCACCGACTTCTGGTTTGTGGCCATGGGACCCACCTCCTCAGCTCACTCAGGCCTCTGGCCAAGGGAGCACGGAGACCCCGTAGCAG GCTACATCCACGTGACGCAGAGCTTTTGCATTCTGGCCGCTCTGTGGGGCCTGGTGTCCGTGGGCTTCCTGGTTCTGTCCTGCATCCCCTCACTGTCTGCCCCAGGCCGCAGCCCCCTTGTCGCAACCATCACAGCCTTTGCTGCAG CTCTCTCCATGACAGTGGCCATGGCAGTATACACCAGCGAGCGGTGGGGACAGCCTTCACACCCCCAGATCCAGACCTTCTTCTCCTGGTCCTTCTACCTGGGCTGGGTCTCAGCAATACTGCTGCTCTGCGCAG GTTCCCTGAGTCTGGGTGCTCACTGTGGCACTCGCCAGGCGGGCTATGAAACCCTGTGA
- the LIM2 gene encoding lens fiber membrane intrinsic protein isoform X1: MYSFMGGGLFCAWVGTILLVVATATDHWMQYRLSGAFAHQGLWRYCLGGKCYLQTDSIGEPLAGVWAAQGRPSGPRGHLYPRQKTLWLKETQHGRGRTGISGLFSAYWNATRAFMILSALCATSGIIMGILAFAQQPTFSRVSRPFSAGIMFFTSTLFVLLALAIYTGVTVSFLGRRFGDWRFSWSYILGWVALLMTFFAGIFYMCAYRMHECRRLSTPR, from the exons ATGTACAGCTTCATGGGTGGTGGCCTCTTCTGTGCCTGGGTGGGGACCATCCTCCTGGTGGTGGCCACGGCAACAGACCACTGGATGCAGTACCGGCTGTCGGGGGCCTTTGCTCACCAGGGCCTGTGGCGGTACTGCTTGGGCGGCAAGTGCTACCTGCAGACAGACAGCATCGGTGAGCCTTTGGCCGGGGTCTGGGCTGCGCAGGGCAGACCTTCAGGGCCCAGGGGCCACCTGTATCCCAGACAGAAAACCCTGTGGCTCAAAGAGACTCAGCATGGAAGGGGCAGAACTGGGATCTCAGGGTTGTTTTCTG CATACTGGAATGCCACCCGGGCCTTCATGATCCTGTCTGCCCTGTGCGCCACCTCCGGCATCATCATGGGCATCCTGGCCTTCGCTCAGCAGCCCACCTTCTCCCGCGTCTCCCGGCCCTTCTCTGCCGGCATCATGTTCTTCACCTCAA cccttttTGTCTTGTTGGCCTTGGCCATTTACACTGGAGTCACCGTCAGCTTCCTCGGCCGCCGCTTCGGGGACTGGCGCTTTTCCTGGTCTTACATCCTGGGCTGGGTGGCCCTGCTCATGACCTTCTTCGCAG GGATTTTCTACATGTGTGCCTACCGGATGCATGAATGTCGGCGCCTGTCTACTCCCCGCTGA